The sequence below is a genomic window from Tautonia marina.
GACTCGGGGGTCAACCGCCTGGCGTTGGTCGTGCTTTGCGGGATTGTTCTGATCGGAACGACCATTGCCTGGGAGGTGATCGAGGGGCGGGGAGCGAACGGGACCGCCGCCTACTCGCAGACGATCGCCATTGGGGTTCTGACCGTTGCCTATGTGGGGCTGGGGCTTCAGGCCGCGCAACTGTTCATGCGCAAGCATGGTCAAACCTTGTTCGTGCTGTTCCTGTTCTTCGCCTGGCTCGTGCCGATGGTGGTCGGGGCAGGGCTTGGGGGCGCCGGGTATGAGAATGCGGCGATGACCACGATGGCCGTCAGCCCGCTCGCCGGAATCTTGCTCTCGACGGGGATCATTGAGGACGCCATGTTCGGCGTCTCGGTGCAGACGGTTCGGATCGCCGCCTTGTTGCCGGCGGTGGGCTTCACGTTCCTGTTCCAGTTCCTGCTGGAACTGATCCAGCGGCGTCTCGATCGCGCGGTCCGAGGAACCTCGGCCCGGCGCTCGCCCGATCCGTTCGACGACATCTTCGGCGTCCCCGACCAGGAACACGACCCCGAGCTGGCCGACCCGATCGACGGTCCCGTGGTGTCGTCGTCCAAGGGGGGCACCTGATCCGCGTTGGCCGATTGGGGCAAGAGGATCATCGGGGCGGGTCATCCGGTCGGGGATCGGGTGCCCCGCGTTCGATCCAGGCGCGGAAGTCATCCAGCACCGCGTCGGGCAACCGGCTGCCGGGCGGCATCATGGCAATTTCGCTCGTATGTTCAAGGACACGGATCAGGAGGCTATCGTCCGGTCGACCCGGTTCGATGGCCGAGCCCGAGTCACCACCCCGGCGCAGGCCCGATCGGGTATCGACACGGAATCCGGCCTTCGGCGGCTTCGCCTGCGACGAGTGGCAGGCGAAGCAATGCTCAATGAGGACG
It includes:
- a CDS encoding c-type cytochrome domain-containing protein — encoded protein: MMQPNLSRSAWTLTFLLGATCSHSVFALDDPEGKAFFEAKIRPVLIEHCFACHSSQAKPPKAGFRVDTRSGLRRGGDSGSAIEPGRPDDSLLIRVLEHTSEIAMMPPGSRLPDAVLDDFRAWIERGAPDPRPDDPPR